One Equus asinus isolate D_3611 breed Donkey chromosome 26, EquAss-T2T_v2, whole genome shotgun sequence genomic window carries:
- the CLIP3 gene encoding CAP-Gly domain-containing linker protein 3 yields the protein MRCQRPSLSNPIPRRRLGLVPFSLSPSLLPSLSPTLTPITPVSPVSALVSSPVGPRICLKAAPNSASAPRGPPRTMTKTDPAPMAPPPRGEEEEEEEEDEPVPEAPSPTQERRQKPVVHPSAPAPLPKDYAFTFFDPNDPACQEILFDPQTTIPELFAIVRQWVPQVQHKIDVIGNEILRRGCHVNDRDGLTDMTLLHYACKAGAHGVGDPAAAVRLSQQLLALGADVTLRSRWTNMNALHYAAYFDVPDLVRVLLKGARPRVVNSTCSDFNHGSALHIAASNLCLGAAKCLLEHGANPALRNRKGQVPAEVVPDPMDMSLDKAEAALVAKELRTLLEEAVPLSCALPKVTLPNYDNVPGNLMLSALGLRLGDRVLLDGQKTGTLRFCGTTEFASGQWVGVELDEPEGKNDGSVGGVRYFICPPKQGLFASVSKISKAVDAPPSSVTSTPRTPRMDFSRVTGKGRREHKAKKKPSSSPSLGSLQQREGAKAEVGDQVLVAGQKQGIVRFYGKTDFAPGYWYGIELDQPTGKHDGSVFGVRYFTCPPRHGVFAPASRIQRIGGSTDPPGDNVGAKKVHQVTMTQPKRTFTTVRTPKDIASENSISRLLFCCWFPWMLRAEMQS from the exons ATGCGCTGTCAGCGCCCCTCCCTCTCCAATCCCATCCCCCGTCGGCGTCTGGGCCTCGtccccttctctctgtctccctctcttctcccgtCACTTTCCCCGACACTGACACCCATTACTCCTGTCTCCCCAGTCTCAGCTTTGGTCTCCAGCCCCGTTGGCCCGAG GATTTGCCTGAAGGCCGCCCCCAACTCTGCGTCCGCCCCCCGAGGCCCACCGAGGACCATGACTAAGACAGATCCCGCTCCAATGGCCCCGCCGCCcaggggggaggaggaagaagaggaggaagaggatgagcCCGTCCCCgaggcccccagccccacccaagaGCGCCGGCAGAAGCCTGTTGTGCACCCCTCGGcacctgcccccctccccaagGACTACG CCTTCACCTTCTTCGACCCCAATGACCCGGCCTGCCAGGAGATTCTGTTTGACCCGCAGACCACCATCCCTGAGCTGTTCGCCATTGTGCGCCAGTGGGTGCCCCAAGTCCAGCACAAGATCGATGTCATCGGCAATGAG ATTCTGCGTCGAGGCTGCCATGTGAATGATCGGGACGGGCTGACCGACATGACACTGCTCCATTATGCGTGCAAGGCTGGGGCCCACGGAGTCG GGGACCCGGCGGCGGCTGTGCGCCTCTCTCAGCAGCTGCTGGCCCTGGGCGCCGACGTGACCCTGCGCAGCCGCTGGACCAACATGAACGCGCTTCACTACGCCGCCTACTTCGACGTGCCCGACCTGGTGCGCGTGCTGCTGAAGGGCGCGCGACCCCGAG tGGTGAACTCCACATGCAGTGACTTCAACCACGGCTCAGCCCTGCACATCGCTGCCTCCAACCTTTGCCTGGGAGCCGCCAAATGTTTGCTGGAGCACGGCGCCAACCCGGCCCTGCGG AACCGAAAGGGACAGGTGCCGGCAGAGGTGGTTCCAGACCCCATGGACATGTCCCTGGACAAAGCAGAGGCAGCGCTGGTGGCCAAGGAGCTGCGAACGTTACTGGAGGAGGCTGTGCCACTCTCCTGTGCcctccccaaggtcacactgcccAACTATGACAATGTCCCAGGCAATCTCATGCTTAGCGCACTGGGCCTGCGCCTGGGAGACCGCGTGCTGCTGGATGGCCAGAAG ACGGGCACGCTGCGGTTCTGCGGGACCACGGAGTTCGCCAGTGGCCAGTGGGTGGGCGTGGAGCTGGATGAACCTGAGGGCAAGAATGATGGCAGTGTTGGGGGTGTCCGGTACTTCATCTGCCCTCCCAAGCAGG GTCTCTTTGCCTCTGTGTCCAAGATCTCCAAGGCAGTGGACGCACCCCCCTCGTCGGTCACCTCCACACCTCGGACTCCCCGGATGGACTTCTCCCGTGTCACTGGCAAAGGCCGCAGGGAACACAAAG ccaagAAGAAGCCCTCGTCATCCCCAtctctgggcagcctgcagcagcGCGAGGGGGCCAAGGCTGAGGTCGGAGACCAAGTCCTTGTCGCGGGCCAGAAGCAAGGCATTGTGCGCTTCTACGGGAAGACAGACTTCGCCCCAG GTTACTGGTATGGCATCGAGCTAGACCAGCCCACGGGCAAGCATGACGGCTCTGTCTTTGGCGTCCGGTACTTCACCTGCCCCCCAAGGCATGGAGTCTTTGCGCCAGCATCCCGAATTCAGAG GATTGGTGGATCCACTGACCCCCCTGGGGACAACGTCGGAGCCAAAAAAGTGCATCAAGTGACAA TGACGCAGCCCAAACGCACCTTCACGACAGTCCGGACCCCAAAGGACATCGCATCAGAGAACTCCATCTCCAG
- the THAP8 gene encoding THAP domain-containing protein 8 isoform X2: MPKYCRAPNCSNTAGRLGADNRPVSFYKFPLKDGPRLQAWLRHMGREHWVPSCHQHLCSEHFTPSCFQWRWGVRYLRPDAVPSIFSRAPPTKRQRSSRSTEKGGVPPPPQETTPLSPGPDVPAPGPVHLMVLGPASRGPEAAATMFLTPVALPPAPAGPRTGVAAQHPRAGLGAALGALQRRVRRLQRRHARHRAQLQALEQLAQQLRGEKLVARARRGLARGVWCQAGDTAVDTAGKILPSCSHSA; the protein is encoded by the exons ATGCCCAAGTACTGCCGGGCTCCGAACTGCTCCAACACTGCGGGCCGACTGGGCGCGGACAACCGCCCCGTGAGCTTCTACAA GTTCCCACTGAAGGATGGCCCCCGGCTGCAGGCCTGGCTGCGGCACATGGGCCGTGAGCACTGGGTGCCCAGCTGCCACCAGCACTTGTGCAGCGAGCACTTCACGCCCTCGTGCTTCCAGTGGCGCTGGGGCGTGCGTTACCTGCGGCCGGATGCGGTGCCCTCCATCTTCTCCCGGGCGCCGCCCACCAAG AGGCAGCGGAGTTCCCGAAGCACCGAGAAGGGGGGCGTGCCTCCGCCTCCGCAGGAGACCACGCCCCTGTCCCCTGGTCCAGATGTCCCGGCCCCTGGCCCTGTACACCTCATGGTGCTAGGACCGGCATCTAGAGGCCCCGAGGCAGCAGCCACCATGTTCCTGACCCCTGTGGCCCTTCCCCCGGCCCCCGCAGGGCCGCGCACCGGAGTGGCCGCCCAGCACccccgggccgggctgggggcggcGCTGGGCGCGCTGCAGCGGCGGGTGCGGAGGTTGCAGCGGCGGCACGCGCGGCACCGGGCGCAGCTGCAGGCCCTGGAGCAGCTGGCGCAGCAGCTGCGCGGGGAGAAGCTGGTGGCGCGCGCGCGCCGGGGTCTGGCGCGCGGG GTCTGGTGCCAAGCTGGGGACACAGCGGTGGACACAGCTGGCAAAATCTTGCCCTCGTGCTCGCATTCTGCCTGA
- the THAP8 gene encoding THAP domain-containing protein 8 isoform X1 yields MPKYCRAPNCSNTAGRLGADNRPVSFYKFPLKDGPRLQAWLRHMGREHWVPSCHQHLCSEHFTPSCFQWRWGVRYLRPDAVPSIFSRAPPTKRQRSSRSTEKGGVPPPPQETTPLSPGPDVPAPGPVHLMVLGPASRGPEAAATMFLTPVALPPAPAGPRTGVAAQHPRAGLGAALGALQRRVRRLQRRHARHRAQLQALEQLAQQLRGEKLVARARRGLARGLPGPEESQAFTVICGGSDIAVVLAQGPAPPTVDAMPELRDTQTPSA; encoded by the exons ATGCCCAAGTACTGCCGGGCTCCGAACTGCTCCAACACTGCGGGCCGACTGGGCGCGGACAACCGCCCCGTGAGCTTCTACAA GTTCCCACTGAAGGATGGCCCCCGGCTGCAGGCCTGGCTGCGGCACATGGGCCGTGAGCACTGGGTGCCCAGCTGCCACCAGCACTTGTGCAGCGAGCACTTCACGCCCTCGTGCTTCCAGTGGCGCTGGGGCGTGCGTTACCTGCGGCCGGATGCGGTGCCCTCCATCTTCTCCCGGGCGCCGCCCACCAAG AGGCAGCGGAGTTCCCGAAGCACCGAGAAGGGGGGCGTGCCTCCGCCTCCGCAGGAGACCACGCCCCTGTCCCCTGGTCCAGATGTCCCGGCCCCTGGCCCTGTACACCTCATGGTGCTAGGACCGGCATCTAGAGGCCCCGAGGCAGCAGCCACCATGTTCCTGACCCCTGTGGCCCTTCCCCCGGCCCCCGCAGGGCCGCGCACCGGAGTGGCCGCCCAGCACccccgggccgggctgggggcggcGCTGGGCGCGCTGCAGCGGCGGGTGCGGAGGTTGCAGCGGCGGCACGCGCGGCACCGGGCGCAGCTGCAGGCCCTGGAGCAGCTGGCGCAGCAGCTGCGCGGGGAGAAGCTGGTGGCGCGCGCGCGCCGGGGTCTGGCGCGCGGG CTCCCTGGACCGGAGGAATCCCAAGCCTTCACCGTCATCTGCGGAGGGTCTGACATAGCTGTGGTCCTCGCCCAAGGCCCTGCACCTCCCACAGTGGACGCCATGCCTGAGCTTCGGGACACTCAGACCCCTAGTGCATAA
- the THAP8 gene encoding THAP domain-containing protein 8 isoform X5 produces the protein MGREHWVPSCHQHLCSEHFTPSCFQWRWGVRYLRPDAVPSIFSRAPPTKRQRSSRSTEKGGVPPPPQETTPLSPGPDVPAPGPVHLMVLGPASRGPEAAATMFLTPVALPPAPAGPRTGVAAQHPRAGLGAALGALQRRVRRLQRRHARHRAQLQALEQLAQQLRGEKLVARARRGLARGLPGPEESQAFTVICGGSDIAVVLAQGPAPPTVDAMPELRDTQTPSA, from the exons ATGGGCCGTGAGCACTGGGTGCCCAGCTGCCACCAGCACTTGTGCAGCGAGCACTTCACGCCCTCGTGCTTCCAGTGGCGCTGGGGCGTGCGTTACCTGCGGCCGGATGCGGTGCCCTCCATCTTCTCCCGGGCGCCGCCCACCAAG AGGCAGCGGAGTTCCCGAAGCACCGAGAAGGGGGGCGTGCCTCCGCCTCCGCAGGAGACCACGCCCCTGTCCCCTGGTCCAGATGTCCCGGCCCCTGGCCCTGTACACCTCATGGTGCTAGGACCGGCATCTAGAGGCCCCGAGGCAGCAGCCACCATGTTCCTGACCCCTGTGGCCCTTCCCCCGGCCCCCGCAGGGCCGCGCACCGGAGTGGCCGCCCAGCACccccgggccgggctgggggcggcGCTGGGCGCGCTGCAGCGGCGGGTGCGGAGGTTGCAGCGGCGGCACGCGCGGCACCGGGCGCAGCTGCAGGCCCTGGAGCAGCTGGCGCAGCAGCTGCGCGGGGAGAAGCTGGTGGCGCGCGCGCGCCGGGGTCTGGCGCGCGGG CTCCCTGGACCGGAGGAATCCCAAGCCTTCACCGTCATCTGCGGAGGGTCTGACATAGCTGTGGTCCTCGCCCAAGGCCCTGCACCTCCCACAGTGGACGCCATGCCTGAGCTTCGGGACACTCAGACCCCTAGTGCATAA
- the THAP8 gene encoding THAP domain-containing protein 8 isoform X3 produces MFPLKDGPRLQAWLRHMGREHWVPSCHQHLCSEHFTPSCFQWRWGVRYLRPDAVPSIFSRAPPTKRQRSSRSTEKGGVPPPPQETTPLSPGPDVPAPGPVHLMVLGPASRGPEAAATMFLTPVALPPAPAGPRTGVAAQHPRAGLGAALGALQRRVRRLQRRHARHRAQLQALEQLAQQLRGEKLVARARRGLARGLPGPEESQAFTVICGGSDIAVVLAQGPAPPTVDAMPELRDTQTPSA; encoded by the exons at GTTCCCACTGAAGGATGGCCCCCGGCTGCAGGCCTGGCTGCGGCACATGGGCCGTGAGCACTGGGTGCCCAGCTGCCACCAGCACTTGTGCAGCGAGCACTTCACGCCCTCGTGCTTCCAGTGGCGCTGGGGCGTGCGTTACCTGCGGCCGGATGCGGTGCCCTCCATCTTCTCCCGGGCGCCGCCCACCAAG AGGCAGCGGAGTTCCCGAAGCACCGAGAAGGGGGGCGTGCCTCCGCCTCCGCAGGAGACCACGCCCCTGTCCCCTGGTCCAGATGTCCCGGCCCCTGGCCCTGTACACCTCATGGTGCTAGGACCGGCATCTAGAGGCCCCGAGGCAGCAGCCACCATGTTCCTGACCCCTGTGGCCCTTCCCCCGGCCCCCGCAGGGCCGCGCACCGGAGTGGCCGCCCAGCACccccgggccgggctgggggcggcGCTGGGCGCGCTGCAGCGGCGGGTGCGGAGGTTGCAGCGGCGGCACGCGCGGCACCGGGCGCAGCTGCAGGCCCTGGAGCAGCTGGCGCAGCAGCTGCGCGGGGAGAAGCTGGTGGCGCGCGCGCGCCGGGGTCTGGCGCGCGGG CTCCCTGGACCGGAGGAATCCCAAGCCTTCACCGTCATCTGCGGAGGGTCTGACATAGCTGTGGTCCTCGCCCAAGGCCCTGCACCTCCCACAGTGGACGCCATGCCTGAGCTTCGGGACACTCAGACCCCTAGTGCATAA
- the THAP8 gene encoding THAP domain-containing protein 8 isoform X4, with product MPKYCRAPNCSNTAGRLGADNRPVSFYKFPLKDGPRLQAWLRHMGREHWVPSCHQHLCSEHFTPSCFQWRWGVRYLRPDAVPSIFSRAPPTKRQRSSRSTEKGGVPPPPQETTPLSPGPDVPAPGPVHLMVLGPASRGPEAAATMFLTPVALPPAPAGPRTGVAAQHPRAGLGAALGALQRRVRRLQRRHARHRAQLQALEQLAQQLRGEKLVARARRGLARGADQQSRQQWVHIPRE from the exons ATGCCCAAGTACTGCCGGGCTCCGAACTGCTCCAACACTGCGGGCCGACTGGGCGCGGACAACCGCCCCGTGAGCTTCTACAA GTTCCCACTGAAGGATGGCCCCCGGCTGCAGGCCTGGCTGCGGCACATGGGCCGTGAGCACTGGGTGCCCAGCTGCCACCAGCACTTGTGCAGCGAGCACTTCACGCCCTCGTGCTTCCAGTGGCGCTGGGGCGTGCGTTACCTGCGGCCGGATGCGGTGCCCTCCATCTTCTCCCGGGCGCCGCCCACCAAG AGGCAGCGGAGTTCCCGAAGCACCGAGAAGGGGGGCGTGCCTCCGCCTCCGCAGGAGACCACGCCCCTGTCCCCTGGTCCAGATGTCCCGGCCCCTGGCCCTGTACACCTCATGGTGCTAGGACCGGCATCTAGAGGCCCCGAGGCAGCAGCCACCATGTTCCTGACCCCTGTGGCCCTTCCCCCGGCCCCCGCAGGGCCGCGCACCGGAGTGGCCGCCCAGCACccccgggccgggctgggggcggcGCTGGGCGCGCTGCAGCGGCGGGTGCGGAGGTTGCAGCGGCGGCACGCGCGGCACCGGGCGCAGCTGCAGGCCCTGGAGCAGCTGGCGCAGCAGCTGCGCGGGGAGAAGCTGGTGGCGCGCGCGCGCCGGGGTCTGGCGCGCGGG GCAGATCAGCAGAGCCGGCAGCAATGGGTTCATATTCCCAGAGAGTAG